A region from the Mycoplasmopsis phocirhinis genome encodes:
- a CDS encoding DegV family protein has product MKYAIIVDSSSTLTKQQASKLNWNFLPLHININGTEYKDGIDINADNLFEFYGINEEATTSAVNLGEAEQLLNQLTKEYDKILIYPISKNLSGTCSSLTILSRNYKNVRVVQSIQVLQMILLDLVWFEHQMSIDSTKFDEYVETMEKGWGRYSITLIPKYNNYLVKGGRLHPTAAAVAKLFKIIPMICWDQGYLKKEGIGRTFNKTLIKAIEKKREIFPIAEQKELFTLALHSFSPQQDLNEFVNNIENILGVRPVIDLIAPVVAMHTGPEAMAVLAFELDKKIIELYKQKIMKLKNR; this is encoded by the coding sequence ATGAAATATGCAATTATTGTCGACTCTTCAAGCACTTTAACTAAACAACAAGCAAGTAAATTAAATTGAAATTTTTTACCTTTACACATAAATATCAACGGCACCGAATATAAAGATGGTATTGATATAAATGCCGATAATTTATTTGAATTTTACGGCATAAACGAAGAGGCTACAACATCTGCTGTTAATTTAGGTGAAGCTGAGCAACTTTTAAACCAATTAACCAAGGAATATGACAAAATCCTTATTTATCCTATCTCAAAAAATCTTTCAGGAACATGTTCATCTTTAACTATTTTGTCGCGCAATTACAAAAATGTCAGAGTTGTTCAATCAATTCAAGTCTTGCAAATGATATTGTTAGATTTAGTTTGATTTGAACACCAAATGAGTATAGATTCAACTAAATTTGATGAATATGTTGAAACGATGGAAAAAGGTTGAGGACGTTATTCAATTACATTAATACCTAAATATAACAACTATTTAGTCAAAGGTGGTCGATTACATCCAACAGCTGCTGCTGTGGCTAAACTTTTCAAAATAATTCCAATGATTTGCTGGGATCAAGGTTATTTAAAAAAAGAAGGAATTGGTAGAACTTTCAACAAAACTCTTATTAAAGCAATTGAAAAAAAACGTGAAATTTTTCCTATTGCTGAACAAAAAGAATTATTTACTTTAGCTCTTCATTCTTTTTCACCACAACAAGATTTAAACGAATTTGTTAATAACATAGAAAATATTCTTGGAGTTAGACCAGTCATAGATTTAATAGCTCCGGTCGTTGCTATGCATACAGGACCTGAAGCGATGGCAGTTCTTGCTTTTGAATTAGATAAAAAAATTATTGAACTTTACAAACAAAAAATTATGAAATTAAAAAACCGTTAA